One genomic window of Cupriavidus sp. P-10 includes the following:
- a CDS encoding type IV toxin-antitoxin system AbiEi family antitoxin domain-containing protein → MNGSTRHHVIKRLQAELPRGAPFDLAVLSQFGVSPQLAAHYVYSGWLVRLAQGVYAYPNDDFSVHGALLFLQKRVPGLHVGGKSALAWQGVRHNLGSRDALVLWGDTRFPLPTWFTKRFPARYVHARLFDWPDDELTRKTLTTPPSLPEGLHVATPERAMLELLYEVGVKQSLEEARNLFDGLRSPRKDLLGRLLTCCTSVKAVRLFLTWARETNLVDVDTLLEQYAVRTGSPKRWMSRLDDGTLLSLKPRG, encoded by the coding sequence ATGAATGGAAGTACCAGACATCATGTAATCAAGCGTCTACAGGCGGAGCTACCCCGTGGGGCCCCGTTCGACCTCGCTGTGCTGAGTCAATTCGGGGTCTCGCCCCAACTCGCCGCCCACTATGTCTACAGCGGGTGGCTCGTGCGTCTCGCCCAAGGCGTCTACGCTTACCCGAACGACGATTTCAGCGTCCACGGCGCCCTATTGTTCCTGCAGAAGCGGGTGCCGGGCCTTCATGTCGGCGGCAAAAGTGCCTTGGCCTGGCAAGGTGTGAGGCACAACCTTGGCAGCCGGGATGCATTGGTGCTATGGGGCGACACCCGCTTTCCCTTGCCGACCTGGTTCACGAAGCGTTTTCCCGCACGCTACGTCCATGCTCGCCTGTTCGACTGGCCCGACGACGAATTGACACGAAAAACCCTGACCACTCCACCGAGCCTGCCCGAAGGATTGCACGTTGCCACGCCCGAACGCGCCATGCTCGAACTGCTGTACGAGGTGGGCGTCAAGCAAAGCCTTGAAGAGGCCCGTAATCTCTTCGATGGGTTGCGCTCGCCCCGAAAGGATCTGCTGGGACGGTTGCTGACCTGCTGTACCAGCGTGAAGGCAGTACGCCTGTTCCTCACATGGGCACGCGAAACGAACCTTGTGGACGTGGATACCCTGCTGGAACAGTACGCGGTCCGTACTGGCAGCCCCAAGCGCTGGATGAGCCGACTGGACGACGGCACTTTGCTTAGCCTAAAACCCCGTGGATAA
- a CDS encoding HVO_A0114 family putative DNA-binding protein, which yields MSRLKIGIASLEDYKARTIAIARGQYKPGPDEPKVWFQSLDVLAKVLSPANRELLTLISQTHPESLDELAEKTGRAISNLSRTLRTMERYNLVRLEAGPRRRLAPRVDYDGVELDLDFDLTPGRRVPSSSDGLLPA from the coding sequence ATGAGCAGATTGAAAATTGGCATCGCGTCACTCGAAGACTACAAGGCGCGCACGATCGCCATTGCACGGGGCCAATATAAGCCAGGTCCTGACGAGCCAAAGGTCTGGTTCCAATCGCTCGACGTGCTGGCCAAAGTGCTGTCGCCCGCCAACCGCGAACTACTCACGCTCATCAGCCAGACACACCCTGAGTCCCTCGACGAGTTGGCTGAGAAAACCGGGCGCGCGATTTCGAATCTGTCGCGTACGCTACGCACCATGGAACGCTACAACTTGGTGCGCCTCGAGGCCGGACCACGCCGCCGCTTGGCGCCGCGGGTGGACTATGACGGCGTGGAACTCGATCTGGATTTTGATCTCACCCCGGGTCGCCGCGTGCCGTCGTCGTCCGATGGCCTGCTGCCGGCGTAG
- a CDS encoding ribbon-helix-helix protein, CopG family: MGRILIDLPDTQIEELAAIAEAEHRSRAAVIRDAVKTYISQRNLGLGADVFGLWKDKKIDGVEYQLERRSEW; encoded by the coding sequence GTGGGCCGAATCTTGATCGATTTACCTGATACGCAAATAGAGGAATTAGCGGCAATAGCGGAGGCCGAGCATCGGTCACGGGCCGCTGTCATCCGAGATGCCGTCAAGACGTACATTTCGCAGCGAAATCTGGGGCTTGGAGCTGACGTATTCGGGCTGTGGAAGGACAAGAAGATCGACGGCGTCGAATACCAGCTGGAGCGGCGCTCGGAGTGGTGA
- a CDS encoding LysR family transcriptional regulator — METLANLESFVKSAELRSFSEAARQLGLTPAAISRNVAMLERNLGVRLLQRSTRRITLTEAGERFLDAIGGSLDTLQSAIEETASGAAEPAGVLKVSLSPTVGPAYILPLLPEFLRRYPRVRPEWHFESRQVDLVHEGYDLAIGGGFELSAGIVARALAPAHIVAVASPDYLRNAGALPDHPDELGSLRGVVMRSIATGRIRKWTMQGPNGAQATAAVNEDIVMNDPASMREATRVGLGVAMLAVPDVLTDLAEGRLVRLLPEWHADAAMISLYYASRRLLPGKTRAFVNFVIEHFRRIGYAEKFDATTNHVARESKRMRQQRK, encoded by the coding sequence ATGGAAACCCTGGCCAATCTGGAGAGTTTTGTGAAGAGCGCGGAACTTCGGAGCTTTTCGGAGGCGGCACGCCAGTTGGGGCTGACGCCGGCTGCCATCAGTCGCAATGTCGCTATGTTGGAGCGCAATCTCGGCGTGCGCCTGTTGCAACGATCTACGCGCCGGATCACGTTGACCGAAGCAGGGGAGCGGTTTCTCGACGCGATCGGCGGCAGTCTGGACACGCTGCAGTCGGCGATCGAGGAGACCGCCTCAGGCGCGGCCGAACCCGCGGGCGTGCTGAAGGTAAGCCTTAGCCCCACGGTGGGTCCGGCCTATATCCTGCCCTTGCTGCCGGAGTTCCTGCGGCGCTATCCGCGTGTGCGGCCGGAATGGCATTTCGAGAGCCGGCAGGTCGATCTCGTGCATGAGGGATATGACCTGGCGATCGGCGGCGGCTTTGAACTGTCCGCCGGCATTGTCGCGCGCGCCCTGGCGCCGGCTCATATCGTCGCGGTCGCGTCTCCCGACTATCTGCGCAACGCTGGGGCGCTGCCTGACCATCCCGATGAACTGGGGAGCCTGCGAGGCGTTGTAATGCGAAGCATTGCGACAGGCCGTATTCGGAAATGGACCATGCAAGGCCCGAACGGCGCGCAGGCTACGGCGGCGGTGAACGAGGACATTGTGATGAACGATCCCGCATCCATGCGCGAAGCCACGAGGGTCGGGCTGGGCGTGGCGATGCTTGCGGTGCCGGACGTCCTGACGGACCTTGCGGAAGGCCGGCTGGTCCGCCTGCTTCCGGAATGGCACGCCGACGCGGCAATGATCTCGCTCTACTACGCATCCCGACGGCTATTACCAGGGAAGACACGTGCGTTTGTGAACTTCGTGATCGAGCATTTCCGGCGGATCGGCTACGCCGAAAAATTCGACGCCACAACGAACCATGTGGCCCGCGAAAGCAAAAGAATGCGACAGCAACGCAAATGA
- the ltrA gene encoding group II intron reverse transcriptase/maturase yields MTAYDAKVSGAGASSHAAQMWDQANWPHIEAEVKRLQVRIAKVVREGRWGKVKALQRLLTRSHSGKMLAVKRVTENRGKRTPGVDGRIWSSPAARWNGMVSLRHRGYRAMPLRRVYIPKSNGKKRPLGIPCMRCRAMQALWKLALEPVAETLADANSYGFRSGRSTADAIEQCFKVLAKRASPEWVLEGDIRGCFDNFSHSWFLEYVPMDKGVLRKWLQAGYIDEGTLFESRAGTPQGGVISPVIANMALDGLEAAVHASVGTSKLARSKTQLNVVRYADDFVVTGVSRDVLESRVLPAVRQFMAARGLELSEEKTRITNIAEGFDFLGQNVRKYGGKLLIKPAKKSIKSLLDKVREVIKGNASVTQEALIRRLNPIIRGWTMYHRHVVAKATFSTIDSHIWHLLWKWARRRHPTKGARWVRKRYFRCDGHRSWDFATKGSTEDDTCGLQLFRAATAAIQRHIKIRGLANPFDPAWDIYLARRRTAKRSAGLSGATQWR; encoded by the coding sequence ATGACGGCGTACGATGCGAAAGTGTCGGGAGCTGGTGCGTCCTCGCACGCTGCACAGATGTGGGATCAGGCGAACTGGCCGCACATTGAGGCAGAGGTGAAACGGCTTCAGGTGCGTATCGCCAAGGTGGTCCGGGAAGGCCGATGGGGCAAGGTGAAAGCCTTGCAACGTCTGCTGACCCGCTCGCATAGCGGCAAGATGTTGGCCGTGAAGCGTGTGACGGAAAATCGCGGTAAGAGGACGCCGGGGGTGGATGGCAGGATATGGTCGTCCCCGGCGGCCAGATGGAACGGAATGGTGTCGCTACGTCATCGCGGCTATCGGGCGATGCCGCTGCGGCGGGTTTACATTCCCAAGAGTAACGGCAAGAAGCGTCCGTTAGGAATTCCTTGTATGCGGTGCCGGGCGATGCAGGCTTTATGGAAGCTCGCTCTGGAACCCGTCGCGGAGACTCTGGCGGATGCCAATTCCTACGGCTTTCGGTCCGGACGCTCGACCGCCGATGCCATCGAGCAGTGCTTCAAGGTTCTGGCTAAGCGTGCCTCGCCAGAATGGGTTCTGGAGGGTGACATTCGAGGCTGTTTCGACAACTTCAGTCATTCCTGGTTCCTGGAGTACGTACCGATGGATAAGGGGGTTCTGCGAAAGTGGCTTCAGGCCGGATATATCGATGAGGGAACTCTGTTCGAGTCGCGGGCGGGTACACCCCAAGGGGGTGTTATCTCGCCCGTAATCGCGAATATGGCGCTGGATGGGCTTGAAGCGGCAGTCCATGCAAGTGTGGGAACATCCAAACTTGCTCGCAGCAAGACTCAGCTCAACGTCGTCCGTTATGCCGATGACTTTGTGGTGACTGGCGTGTCGAGAGATGTGCTGGAATCCCGGGTGCTTCCCGCGGTCAGGCAGTTTATGGCCGCCCGAGGTCTGGAACTCTCGGAAGAGAAGACCAGGATCACCAACATAGCGGAGGGTTTCGATTTCCTTGGCCAAAACGTGCGCAAGTACGGCGGCAAACTGCTGATCAAGCCAGCGAAGAAAAGTATCAAATCGCTGCTCGACAAGGTCAGGGAAGTCATCAAGGGCAACGCGAGTGTCACCCAAGAGGCGTTGATCCGTAGGCTGAACCCGATCATTCGGGGTTGGACTATGTATCATCGCCACGTCGTGGCAAAAGCGACCTTCTCAACGATCGACTCGCACATCTGGCACCTGCTCTGGAAGTGGGCAAGACGTAGGCACCCCACGAAAGGAGCCCGGTGGGTCAGGAAACGTTACTTCCGGTGTGACGGACATCGGTCCTGGGATTTTGCAACGAAGGGTTCGACCGAGGATGACACCTGCGGCCTGCAACTCTTCCGCGCAGCGACGGCCGCCATCCAGCGCCACATCAAAATCCGGGGACTGGCTAATCCGTTTGATCCGGCATGGGACATCTACCTCGCCCGCCGTCGAACCGCGAAACGTTCCGCCGGGCTGTCCGGTGCCACCCAGTGGCGCTGA
- a CDS encoding SDR family oxidoreductase, translating to MGAAIVRRLARDGAAVAFSYAASADRANALVAEIEAAGGHAVAIKADQAAAHEVRHLVAQAHAALGQLDILVSSAGVFVTGPVDDAATDVAALDRQFDVNVKGVATAVRAAVPLLRDGGRIISIGTTGAVHIPFAGAADYVASKAAVAAYTRGWSRDLGPRNITVNLIQPGAINTDMNPDDGPFAETLKNMTSLGRYGQPEEIAAAVAFLAGSDASYITGATLNVDGGQSA from the coding sequence ATCGGTGCCGCCATCGTGCGACGCCTAGCCCGCGACGGCGCGGCCGTTGCCTTCAGCTATGCCGCTTCGGCGGATCGTGCCAACGCGCTGGTCGCGGAAATCGAGGCCGCCGGTGGCCACGCGGTCGCCATCAAGGCCGATCAAGCGGCCGCGCACGAAGTCCGGCACCTCGTTGCGCAGGCCCATGCCGCGCTGGGTCAACTCGACATTCTGGTCAGCTCCGCCGGCGTGTTCGTGACAGGTCCGGTCGACGATGCGGCGACCGACGTCGCCGCGCTCGACCGGCAATTCGACGTCAACGTAAAAGGGGTGGCGACTGCCGTGCGCGCGGCCGTTCCCCTGCTGCGCGATGGCGGCCGCATCATTTCCATCGGCACCACGGGCGCCGTGCATATTCCGTTCGCAGGCGCGGCAGACTATGTCGCCTCCAAGGCCGCCGTGGCCGCCTACACTCGCGGCTGGTCGCGCGACCTCGGCCCCCGCAACATCACCGTCAACCTGATCCAACCGGGTGCCATCAACACCGACATGAATCCAGACGATGGCCCCTTCGCCGAGACGCTTAAGAACATGACGTCGCTTGGAAGGTATGGCCAGCCCGAAGAGATTGCTGCGGCCGTGGCGTTTCTTGCCGGCTCCGACGCGTCCTACATCACCGGTGCGACCCTAAACGTCGACGGCGGCCAGTCAGCCTGA
- a CDS encoding toxin-antitoxin system TumE family protein yields MDKLLALDGESFTVDADGACWVKFEAKTCVVSPERPHGIKYSLTLHDAAGLRLLGFDNAHSIFEGNGPGARTRIEYDHKHAGERVRFYDYQDAGTLVSDFWAEVDNILQQRSSGS; encoded by the coding sequence TTGGACAAGCTACTCGCTCTGGATGGCGAGAGTTTCACCGTTGACGCCGATGGGGCATGCTGGGTCAAGTTTGAAGCGAAGACTTGTGTGGTGTCGCCCGAACGGCCACATGGCATCAAATATTCGCTGACGTTGCACGACGCGGCTGGCCTGCGCCTCCTGGGCTTTGACAACGCCCATTCCATCTTCGAGGGCAACGGCCCTGGGGCGCGCACTCGAATCGAGTACGACCACAAGCACGCCGGCGAGCGCGTGCGGTTTTACGACTACCAGGATGCCGGCACGCTTGTCTCCGATTTTTGGGCGGAAGTCGACAATATCCTCCAGCAAAGGAGCAGCGGATCATGA
- a CDS encoding zinc-binding dehydrogenase, whose amino-acid sequence MAQIIRMYETGAPQVLRLEQADVGMPGPGQVRITQDAIGVNFVDTMVRNGSYPVPLPTVPGFEGAGTVTQVGPGVSGLAAGDRVAYFFASGAYASERLIDAESLIQLPDDICTFTAATFLAKGFTAWMALRALHRLEPGQTAIVTGASGSVGSILSRWAKALGATVIGIAGSRDKLAKVRAGAHHALYAGDIALGDEIRAVAPDGVDVLFDLVGQATSDEAAQAVRAGGGIVAIGAASGLPLTVPADLAQRGIQIKRGGTPQFVNGTSIDAASAELFSLIRSGAFRDIDAVHFELADAVRAHQSIEQRTLGGIPLLVPNSARC is encoded by the coding sequence ATGGCTCAGATCATTCGCATGTACGAGACGGGGGCGCCGCAGGTGCTCCGTCTGGAACAGGCAGACGTAGGGATGCCCGGCCCCGGTCAGGTACGCATCACGCAGGACGCCATCGGCGTCAACTTCGTGGACACCATGGTGCGCAACGGCAGCTATCCCGTGCCGCTGCCCACGGTGCCAGGTTTTGAGGGCGCGGGCACGGTAACCCAGGTTGGGCCGGGCGTCAGCGGCCTGGCCGCCGGCGACCGGGTGGCCTACTTCTTTGCTTCGGGTGCCTATGCAAGCGAGCGGCTGATTGACGCCGAATCGCTGATCCAGCTTCCGGACGACATCTGCACATTCACCGCCGCGACATTCCTTGCGAAAGGGTTCACGGCCTGGATGGCATTGCGTGCCCTGCACCGGCTTGAGCCAGGCCAAACGGCCATTGTGACTGGCGCTTCGGGCAGCGTAGGGAGCATCCTGTCGCGCTGGGCGAAGGCACTTGGCGCAACTGTGATCGGCATTGCCGGCTCTCGCGACAAACTGGCAAAGGTACGTGCCGGCGCCCATCACGCCCTATATGCAGGCGACATCGCTCTTGGCGACGAGATCCGTGCAGTGGCCCCGGACGGTGTAGATGTCCTGTTTGACCTCGTAGGACAAGCCACCTCAGATGAAGCGGCGCAGGCCGTGCGAGCGGGTGGCGGCATCGTGGCCATTGGCGCAGCGTCGGGTCTTCCCCTCACCGTACCAGCGGATCTGGCGCAGCGCGGCATACAGATCAAGCGCGGCGGGACACCCCAGTTTGTCAATGGCACCTCCATTGACGCGGCATCGGCCGAACTGTTCTCCCTAATTCGATCGGGCGCCTTCCGCGATATCGACGCCGTGCACTTCGAGCTCGCCGACGCCGTCCGTGCACACCAGTCAATCGAACAACGCACGCTGGGCGGCATACCGCTGCTGGTTCCAAACAGCGCCAGGTGCTGA
- a CDS encoding IS110 family transposase: MRGRRRSNASLLPDQLHWVEPETGEIISKQIKRAVFLEHFANRAPCLIGMEACGGAQHWARQLIEMGHQVRLMPGKAVKAFVSGNKNDVTDARAIWMAVQQSGVKSVAVKSEAQQAILALHRMRQQLIKFRTMQSNGLRGLLTEYGEVMGVGRAALNRSMTEVLARLNERLPAMLANTLREQWSRLGELDVQIAEIERRLSAWMKEDRSCRQIAAIPGVGLLTATAAVATMGNPKAFKSGREFAAWLGLVPGQVGTGGKVRLLGISKRGDTYLRTLLIHGARAVLSHTKEPAPWVEQISKRRPKNVVTVALANKMARTIWALLAYDRSYESNYVSVKPV; encoded by the coding sequence CTGAGGGGGCGGCGGCGCAGTAATGCGTCGCTGCTACCCGACCAACTGCACTGGGTCGAACCGGAAACCGGCGAGATCATCAGCAAGCAGATCAAGCGCGCGGTTTTCCTCGAGCACTTCGCGAATCGCGCGCCGTGCCTAATTGGGATGGAGGCCTGCGGTGGAGCTCAGCATTGGGCACGCCAACTGATCGAGATGGGGCACCAGGTGCGGCTGATGCCGGGTAAGGCGGTGAAAGCGTTCGTGAGCGGCAACAAGAACGATGTGACCGATGCACGAGCGATTTGGATGGCTGTGCAGCAATCGGGCGTGAAGTCGGTGGCGGTCAAGAGCGAAGCGCAGCAGGCGATCCTTGCGTTGCACCGGATGCGGCAGCAGTTGATTAAGTTCCGCACGATGCAAAGCAATGGTCTGCGCGGACTACTGACCGAATACGGTGAGGTGATGGGAGTCGGTCGAGCAGCGCTGAACCGGTCAATGACCGAAGTTCTAGCCCGGCTGAACGAGCGACTGCCGGCCATGCTGGCGAACACGCTGCGCGAACAATGGAGCCGGCTCGGCGAGTTGGATGTGCAGATCGCCGAGATCGAGCGCCGACTGTCGGCGTGGATGAAAGAGGACCGGTCGTGCCGGCAGATCGCGGCGATTCCTGGCGTTGGACTGCTGACGGCGACAGCCGCGGTGGCGACGATGGGGAACCCGAAAGCGTTCAAATCGGGACGGGAGTTTGCAGCATGGCTTGGACTGGTTCCAGGTCAGGTCGGCACCGGCGGCAAAGTGCGGCTACTGGGCATTAGCAAGAGAGGTGACACGTATCTGCGCACCCTGCTCATACACGGGGCTCGAGCGGTGCTCTCGCACACGAAAGAGCCAGCGCCGTGGGTCGAGCAGATCAGCAAGCGGCGACCGAAGAACGTAGTGACTGTAGCGCTGGCAAACAAGATGGCGCGGACGATCTGGGCGTTGCTCGCCTATGACCGTTCGTATGAGAGCAATTATGTGAGTGTCAAGCCCGTGTGA
- a CDS encoding nucleotidyl transferase AbiEii/AbiGii toxin family protein, giving the protein MDKTYADTVRLLLTVAPDVFANDIFAIKGGTGINLFGQNMPRLSIDIDVVYLPWQLPRDEALRAINQELAAIGERVQPLGLQTRRICAKDLGETKLIVENETSQVKVEVNVVFRGTVLPVEHRPLCAKASDLFGVEFELPILAQDELYAGKLVAALDRQHPRDLFDVWQLYESGGITDGMVECFVVYLAGHNRPTPEVLLGNDKDLAAEYDRAFVGMTELPCSLETLLEARARLRQELPRRLTAAQKQFLCGLARAVPDWFLLQCRHAAEMPALRWKLSNLETFRKRRPSDFSAQAALLEAGLNRV; this is encoded by the coding sequence GTGGATAAAACCTACGCAGACACCGTTCGCTTGCTGCTGACCGTCGCCCCCGACGTGTTTGCCAATGACATCTTCGCCATCAAGGGCGGCACCGGCATCAACCTTTTCGGGCAGAACATGCCACGTCTGTCGATTGACATCGACGTGGTGTACCTACCGTGGCAATTGCCGCGCGATGAGGCGCTCCGGGCGATCAACCAGGAGCTGGCTGCCATCGGGGAACGGGTTCAGCCGCTGGGCCTACAAACGCGCCGGATCTGCGCCAAGGACCTCGGGGAAACCAAGCTGATCGTCGAGAACGAGACTAGCCAAGTGAAGGTCGAGGTTAACGTCGTGTTCCGGGGCACCGTACTGCCGGTGGAGCACCGGCCGCTGTGTGCCAAGGCCAGCGACCTGTTCGGTGTCGAGTTCGAGTTGCCGATCCTGGCGCAGGATGAACTCTACGCAGGCAAGTTGGTGGCCGCGCTGGACCGGCAGCATCCCCGCGACCTGTTCGACGTGTGGCAACTCTATGAATCGGGCGGCATTACCGACGGCATGGTGGAATGCTTCGTGGTCTATCTAGCAGGCCACAACCGGCCCACGCCTGAAGTCCTTCTCGGCAACGACAAGGACCTCGCCGCCGAGTACGACCGGGCCTTTGTCGGCATGACTGAACTTCCCTGTTCCCTGGAAACTTTGCTGGAAGCTCGCGCGCGACTGCGTCAGGAATTGCCGCGACGGCTGACCGCGGCTCAAAAGCAATTCCTGTGTGGCCTGGCCCGCGCGGTTCCTGATTGGTTCCTGTTGCAATGTCGGCATGCCGCGGAAATGCCGGCACTGCGATGGAAGCTCAGCAACCTGGAAACCTTCCGCAAGCGGCGACCCAGCGACTTTTCGGCGCAGGCTGCATTACTGGAAGCCGGCCTTAACCGGGTCTGA
- a CDS encoding DMT family transporter, producing MSIRSAAPALAAALLFGASTPLAKTLTGSVSPLLLAGLLYLGSGLGLGGYLLLRRLARKPANQPPSQPPIPRHEIPWLLGAILAGGVAGPALLMTGLVVTNAASASLLLNVEGVFTALIAWIVFKENADRQIVLGMIAIVAGGVLLSWQPEAAALSPGALLIVAACGCWAIDNNLTRKVSSNDPVLIACLKGLVAGACNTGFALAAGAKLSAGLPLASALLIGFVGYGVSLALFVIALRHLGTARTGAYFSVAPLFGVAISFALWPEIPSVLFWLAAALMALGVWLHLRERHEHEHIHEAMEHTHAHRHDEHHQHEHDFPWDGLEPHTHAHRHAPIVHKHPHYPDIHHRHSH from the coding sequence ATGTCCATTCGTTCTGCCGCCCCCGCGCTCGCTGCTGCACTACTGTTCGGAGCAAGTACGCCGCTGGCCAAAACCCTGACGGGTTCTGTCTCGCCACTGTTGCTAGCGGGCCTGTTGTATCTGGGGAGCGGTCTGGGTCTAGGTGGATACCTGCTTCTAAGAAGGCTTGCTCGGAAGCCTGCTAACCAGCCGCCATCGCAACCGCCAATCCCACGTCACGAGATTCCATGGCTGTTGGGAGCGATCCTGGCTGGCGGCGTTGCTGGTCCGGCGCTTCTGATGACCGGCCTTGTCGTCACGAACGCCGCCTCTGCCTCGCTCCTGTTGAACGTCGAAGGCGTCTTCACCGCGCTTATCGCCTGGATTGTGTTCAAAGAGAATGCCGACCGGCAAATCGTGCTCGGCATGATCGCCATCGTTGCCGGAGGCGTCCTGCTGTCCTGGCAACCAGAGGCCGCCGCCTTGTCCCCGGGTGCGCTGCTTATCGTCGCAGCCTGCGGATGCTGGGCAATCGACAACAACCTTACCCGCAAGGTGTCATCGAATGACCCCGTCCTGATCGCGTGCCTGAAGGGCTTGGTGGCAGGTGCATGCAATACCGGATTCGCACTGGCAGCCGGCGCCAAGCTGTCGGCCGGACTACCGCTGGCATCGGCGCTGCTGATCGGATTCGTTGGCTATGGTGTGAGCTTGGCGCTGTTTGTGATCGCGCTTCGCCACCTTGGTACGGCCAGGACGGGGGCTTACTTCTCGGTGGCACCACTGTTTGGCGTGGCGATCTCTTTCGCGTTATGGCCGGAGATACCCAGTGTCCTGTTCTGGCTTGCTGCAGCGCTGATGGCGTTAGGCGTGTGGCTGCATCTGCGGGAACGGCACGAGCATGAGCATATCCACGAGGCGATGGAACACACCCATGCCCACCGCCACGACGAACATCACCAGCATGAGCATGATTTTCCGTGGGACGGGTTGGAGCCGCACACGCATGCCCACAGGCATGCCCCGATAGTTCACAAGCATCCTCACTATCCGGATATTCATCACAGACATTCGCACTGA
- a CDS encoding H-NS histone family protein — MASYKELMSQKQALEAQLEEVRANEVAGVIEKIQTLMAEYGLTVEDISKRRRGRPAGSGASKPQSELPPKYRDPKTGKTWSGRGRQPAWLGKNPKRFLIAEEA; from the coding sequence ATGGCATCCTATAAGGAACTCATGTCCCAGAAGCAGGCTCTGGAAGCCCAACTGGAAGAGGTACGCGCTAATGAAGTAGCGGGCGTCATCGAGAAGATTCAGACACTGATGGCGGAGTATGGCTTGACGGTCGAAGACATTTCCAAGCGCCGTCGCGGCCGTCCAGCGGGCAGCGGTGCAAGCAAGCCGCAGTCGGAACTACCCCCTAAGTACCGCGACCCCAAGACCGGAAAGACTTGGTCCGGCCGTGGTCGCCAACCGGCATGGCTTGGCAAGAACCCCAAAAGGTTCCTGATCGCAGAAGAAGCCTAG